In Rhodopirellula sp. P2, the DNA window CTCGACGAACTTCGCAAAATGGACTGGGTGCCACGCTTGGTTCGCAGCAAAGCGAGCAAGTTGGCCACCGCCACCAAGACCTTGGAAGCTCGTTTCGGTCGTGCACCGACCGTCCAAGAGTTGTCGGCTCACATGGAGATCGACATCAAGGAAGTGGAAAAGATGCAAAGCGAAGCCAACGCCGTCGGCGTCGTCTCGCTGAACAAGAAGTGGTACGAAACGGACAGCTACAAAGATGTCCGCGAGATTGACATCTTGGAAGACAAGAAGGGCGAAGACCCCACCCGCCGCGTTCAGAAAAACGATCTGATGCGTTTGGTCACCAAAGGGTTGAATCGCAACGAACGTCTGATCATCATCCTGTACTACTACGAAGAGCTGACGATGAAAGAGATCGGGGCCACCTTGGACCTGTCGGAATCTCGCGTCAGCCAAATGCACACTGCCATCGTCAATCGTTTGCAACAGCAACTCGGCGTTCGTCGCCTTGAGTTCGGGGCCTAAGACCTTTCATGCGTATCGCCCATGTGATCACCCGAATGATCATTGGCGGTGCGCAAGAGAACACGCTGCACAACTGCCAGGACCTCGTTCACCTTCATGGGGACGAGGTCTTGCTCGTGACGGGGCCGGCGGTTGGTCCAGAAGGTGACTTGTTGGCCGCTCGAGTTCGCCCGGACGGGGTCGCCGTTGGCCGTCCGGAGGTGGATGCAGAGGGCAGGGCAGGGCGGTTCGAACTGGACGGTCTGCCAATCGAGTTGGTCGATTCTTTACGGCGTGCGATTCATCCTGTCAACGATTGGCGCGCCGCTCGTGATTTGCGGCGGACGTTGCGGGCCTTTGATCCCGATGTTGTCCACACGCACAGTGCCAAAGGCGGTTTGCTCGGCCGGCATGTGGGCTGGGGCCTGAAACGAAGTTCCACTGGCAAACGTCCGGTGGTCGTTCACACTGTCCATGGCGCGCCCTTTCATGATTACCAGTCCCGGCTGGCTCATGATTTCTTTGTGCGGTGTGAACGCTGGGCCGCGTCACGCTGTCACAAATTGATCTCGGTCGCCGATGCGATGACGGACCTGATGGTGGACGCAGGGGTCGCGTCACGCGAAAAATTTGTGACGATTCACAGCGGGATGAATGTTGACCCGTTCGTTCACGCGGTGGATCATCGAGAAATGGTGCGGCAGAAATATGGTTTGCGAGCGGAACATGTGGTGGTGGGCAAGATCGCTCGCCTGTTTCATCTGAAAGGCCACGTCGATCTGATTTCGGCGGCCAAACGCGTTGCCGATCAGTACCCCAACGTGCGGTTTCTGCTGGTCGGCGATGGGATCCTGCGAGCTGAACTCGAGCAACAGATTGAGTCACTGGGATTGAAGGAACACTTCATCTTCACCGGCTTGGTGCCGCCTTCGGAGGTGCCCGCCATGATCGGTGCGATGGACATCTTGGTTCACGCTTCTTACCGGGAAGGTTTGGCACGAGCGCTTCCGCAGGCCCTGATCGCGGGGCGTCCGGCAATCAGCTACGACATTGACGGGGCTCGGGAAGTCGTGATCGACGATCAAACGGGGTATTTGGTTGGGGCAGGGGAGGTCGTTGATTTGGCCGATCGGATGCTCCGGCTGGTGGGCGACGCCGCGCTTCGCCAACGGATGGGATGCGAGGGGCAGACCCGTTTCACCGACCTCTTTCGGCACGAAACCATGACCCGCCGAATTCGCGAGCTGTATTCGGAACTGATTGCCGCTCAGTGAGCGGCCTTCTGTCGGGGGAGGACTGACGCCAGGAATCGCATGGACAGTGCGGGGAAGGGCAGGGCAGTCGGCATTCTTTGGGCTTCGCTCGTGTTTCGGGCTTCGCGGATGGCGGGATCCCGCCGCCCACCGGGGGATTTGCGGTGTCAGGCACACGTCTTTCGGCTGTGGGGCCCGTTGGACTATCATGCCAAGCCACAAAATCGTTTTGATCGTTCAACTCGATGGTCCCGTATCCGACAATGCCCCAGCCGCTCGATGTCCAAATCACGCGACTTTCTAGGCCCTTACCGACTCGCTCGTTTGATCCGCATTGGATCGACCGCTGAAGTTTGGGAAGCGATTGATGAAGGGGACCAGAAGCGTTACGCGCTCAAGATTTTGCGGCAGTCGATGTCGAACGACAAAGCCGAGTTGGCATCGCTCAAGCACGAATACAACGTCGGCAAAACGCTCAACAGCCCGCGGATCATCAAGATGATTGATCACCGCGTTGAGAATGGGCGGCCGTTCTTGGTGTTGGAATTGTTCAGTGAAATGAACATGAAGCAGGCGCTTCGCAAGGGGCCCGACTCGCTGGCCTACATGCTCGACAAAGTCATCGAGCAAGCCGCCGAAGGCCTCTACTACATGCACACGAAGAACTGGATCCACCGCGATATCAAGCCAGACAACTACCTGGTTTCGCATACCGGCGAGACCAAACTGATTGACTTCACGATCACCGAACGGAAGCGAACCGGTTTGAGCAAGATGTTCTACAAAGCCAAGAACATTCAAGGCACACGCAGTTACATGCCTCCCGAACAAATTCGCGGGAAGTTGTGTGACGAACGCAGCGACATCTATTCGTTTGGATGTGTGCTGTTCGAAGCCTGCACAGGCAAGCCGCCTTACACCGGGCAGACACCCAACGATTTGTTGTCGAAGCACCTGTCCGCTTCGATCCCCAGCCCGATTGTCTACAACGACAACGTGACCAAGGACTTTGCGGACTTGGTCAAAAGCATGATGGCGAAGTCGCCTGACGCGCGGCCGGAATCGGTATGGGAATTCTTGAAAGTCTTCCGCAACATCGAAGTTTGGCGGAAGCGTCCTCGTCGGCCGGAGGTGACTGTCTTCGACGAAGACGGTTCCATGAAATCGGCCGAGGACATGATCAAACGCCCCGAACCCACCAGCGACGAAGAAGAGGGAAACTGAGCGATGGCCGGACCCGGATTGGAATTTGAAAACGAGATCGCGGATCTGGAGGAGCAAATCGCTTCGCTAGAACGGAACACCGATCGCAGTGAAGAAATTGACTCAGCGATTCGATCGTTGCGTTTGGCTCGTGTTGCCAAATTGAAAGAGACGTACTCATCGTTGGATCCGTGG includes these proteins:
- a CDS encoding FliA/WhiG family RNA polymerase sigma factor, which codes for MIITEDSMPATATADDPILKVWTSFKSTTKDSPDYEPLRNQLVERYMQLVRYNGERIWQRLPDGVELDDLISAGMFGLMDAIDAYDTERGVKFETFCVPRIRGAMLDELRKMDWVPRLVRSKASKLATATKTLEARFGRAPTVQELSAHMEIDIKEVEKMQSEANAVGVVSLNKKWYETDSYKDVREIDILEDKKGEDPTRRVQKNDLMRLVTKGLNRNERLIIILYYYEELTMKEIGATLDLSESRVSQMHTAIVNRLQQQLGVRRLEFGA
- a CDS encoding glycosyltransferase family 4 protein, with the protein product MRIAHVITRMIIGGAQENTLHNCQDLVHLHGDEVLLVTGPAVGPEGDLLAARVRPDGVAVGRPEVDAEGRAGRFELDGLPIELVDSLRRAIHPVNDWRAARDLRRTLRAFDPDVVHTHSAKGGLLGRHVGWGLKRSSTGKRPVVVHTVHGAPFHDYQSRLAHDFFVRCERWAASRCHKLISVADAMTDLMVDAGVASREKFVTIHSGMNVDPFVHAVDHREMVRQKYGLRAEHVVVGKIARLFHLKGHVDLISAAKRVADQYPNVRFLLVGDGILRAELEQQIESLGLKEHFIFTGLVPPSEVPAMIGAMDILVHASYREGLARALPQALIAGRPAISYDIDGAREVVIDDQTGYLVGAGEVVDLADRMLRLVGDAALRQRMGCEGQTRFTDLFRHETMTRRIRELYSELIAAQ
- a CDS encoding serine/threonine-protein kinase, which produces MSKSRDFLGPYRLARLIRIGSTAEVWEAIDEGDQKRYALKILRQSMSNDKAELASLKHEYNVGKTLNSPRIIKMIDHRVENGRPFLVLELFSEMNMKQALRKGPDSLAYMLDKVIEQAAEGLYYMHTKNWIHRDIKPDNYLVSHTGETKLIDFTITERKRTGLSKMFYKAKNIQGTRSYMPPEQIRGKLCDERSDIYSFGCVLFEACTGKPPYTGQTPNDLLSKHLSASIPSPIVYNDNVTKDFADLVKSMMAKSPDARPESVWEFLKVFRNIEVWRKRPRRPEVTVFDEDGSMKSAEDMIKRPEPTSDEEEGN